AGCACGCGCTGTACGCCTTCTGTCTGGGCCACCTCGTAGTTGCCGGCCAGAGGCACGACTTCCATTTCGCGGTTAAAAAATTCTTCAAGCTGCTCGCGCAGCACGGCCACACTGGCCCCGCTGCCCTCAAGCAGAATACGCCCGCGCATGCTGTTGGTGAGAGCAAAAAGAACATGCTCCACGGTCAGCAGGTCGTGGCGACGCCGGTGCGCTTCCATAAGGGCGTCACGAATGACGCTTTGAACACTCTTGCTCAACATAGGCATCTCAATAAATTTTTTCCATGGTGCATTTGAGGGGGAATCCCGCAGCTTTGGCTGCCTGATGAACCCTTTTCACCTTGGTCTCAGCTACTTCATGGGTGTATACACCACACTGTCCCACGCCTTGCTGGTGTATCTTCAGCATGATGACGGTGGCCTCTTCCGTGGACTTACAAAAGATGCTGCATAACACAGCCACCACAAAGTCCATACTGGTGTAATCATCGTTGTGCAGGAGCACCCGATAGCGGTCGGGCTCCTTCAATTTTTTTTCCACAATGACCTGGCTTTCGCCGCCATTCTGGTTCTCGTTAGAAACGGGCATGCAATTGCTCCACGGCACAAGTATTCAGCACTGTTCAGGGATCAAGGGGCAGTCTCCATCCGGCAGCCCCAGCTGCCGCCGCCATGCCCGCCTTTGCGTTTCGTCAAACACAAAGGATCGACTGGATGGCAGGTTGTTGCGGTGCAGCCAATCCTGATGCAGCTGATGATAATTCTTGGTACTGATCGCCACCTTGTCAAGGCCCAGGCTTTTTTGAACGGCATTGATGGCCTCTGCCGGGCCTTCCAGTTCCGCCCCCTGCATGAAGGACAGAATATCCAGTTCCACTTCCACGCCCTGCAACCGCCAGGGCTCGCGGACCTTCTCATAACGCGCGGCAGGGCTGTAGCCAAGGCCTTCAAGGATATGGCGCATGACTGTGGCATCGGCCACCCCAACCTCGCGCTCATCGCGCACCTTGCAGTGTTCCGCCCCGGTGGGGGCCGCAACGGGCAGCTTGAGGGTCAGTACGCAGCAGGTCTTGTCGGGCCACTCCTGGCTGCGCAGGCGCAGCAGCCGCCCGCTGGAAAAAAGATCGCCCTCCGGCGTGTCGAAAACCGTATTGCTCTCAAAATGCGCGCCAAGACAGCGCGCGCCCTGTTCCCGAAGCCGATTGCGCAGATCGTCCAGATCAACATCCAGAAATTTACGTTCCACTTCCAGAGCCATGACTATTCCTCCGGCCTCTGGCGTCGGTGAAAAAGACGCTGCTGCAGGGCTGCAATGGTGGCAATGCCGCCCTTGTCGTCGCCAGGGTGCACAATTGGGTCAAACCCCAGCCGCCGGGCCTGGGTGAGGCGCAATTCCTGCGCGGCCACAGGGCGTATCTGACCGTTGAGGTCCACCTCGCCCCACAACACGCACTTTTCCGGCAGGGGCACGTCATAATATGACGAAAGCACGGCGGCCACCAGCGCAAGGTCCAGCCCTGGCTCGTTGAGTTTCATGCCGCCGCCCACCTTGGCATAAATATCCACCTGCCCGAAATTGAGTTTAAGACGTTTTTCCAGAACAGCCAGCAGCAGGTGCAGCCGTCCCACGTCAAAACCGAGGGCCGCCCGGCGCGGAATGCTCAAAAAGGTTCGGGATACAAGGGCCTGCACTTCGACGGCAAGCGGGCGCTGGCCATCCACGGCCATGACCACGGCTGTGCCGGAAAGCGAGGCGTCGCGCTGGCCCAGAAAGAATGTGGAAGGATCGTCAACGATCTGCATGCCCTGCTGCCCCATGCGGAAAACCAGCAGTTCCTCGTTGGGGCCAAAGCGGTTCTTGAACACGCGCAGCAGACGGAACATCTGACGGCGGTCGCCTTCAAGCGAAATGACCGTGTCCACCATATGTTCCAGCAGGCGCGGCCCGGCGAGCACGCCGTCCTTGGTCACGTGCCCCACCAGAATGAGTGTGCAGCCGAGGCGTCGGCAGACTTCCAGCAGGGAGGTAGCCACAGCGCGCACCTGACTGACGTTGCCCGGCAGGCCCTCGGCCTCAAGGCTGGTGAGGGTCTGCACCGAGTCCACCACAAGCAGGGCCGGATTCTGCGCGTTGGCGGCCTCCACCACGTCTTCCACACGGGACGTGGCCAGCGCCAGCAGGTTTGCGTCAAGCATGCCAAGGCGCTCCGCCCGGCCCTTGATCTGCGGCAAGGACTCTTCGCCACTGGCGTAGAGCACGGGACGGTCTCTGCCGGCCATCTCTGCGGCCACAAGCCCTGCCACCTGCAATAAGAGCGTGGATTTTCCTATGCCGGGTTCGCCGCCCACAAGGATGGCCGCTCCGGGCACAAGCCCGTTGCCAAGCACCCTGTCCAGTGCCTGCAGGCCGCTGCCGTAGGGTTCGTAGCCGGAATCCTCCACGTCGCGCAGGGATACGGGGCGCCCGGCAGCGGGCTCGCCACCTGCAGATACAGACGCGCGCGCCTTGCCTACGGAGCGCGCCTGTACGGACGCTTGCAAAGTGTTCCACTCATGGCAGCCGGGGCACTGCCCCCGCCATTGCATGGTCTGTGCTCCGCATGAGGAGCATACATATATTTCACGTAGTTTCGCCATGATTCAAGACTACGGAAAAAGTCCAGGTGGCGCAAGCTGGCGGCATGCCGCCACATACCCTTTATCCCCACCCACATAGCGGGTAGCTTCCTGTTTCGCGCACGGGCCCGCTCAAAATGGCTAAAGCGTAAAAAAAGCGCGGCCCGGATGCTACATCCGGGCCGCGCAAAAAGAATACGGCCTGCAAGCCACCCGCAGCCCTCAAGCTGCCGGGCTTGTCAGACGTCTACTGGGCTTTCGCCGCCTCCTTATCCTGCGCAGGCACATCCTTGACGTCAACAATCCGCACGCCAAACTCGGCGATGCCCTCCGGCGGCGCATAAAACAGCACCATAAAGGGAACCTCGCCGCCACGCGGCACATTGGTATTGTTGGTCAGAATCTCCACCTTGTTGTTGAGGAAGGATTCCATTTCCTTTTCGCTCAACACCTGCAACTGGAAAAGTGAAAGCTGTACGCCGCCCAGCTGCTTCTTGGTGGCCAGCGGTTTTTTATCCTTGTCGTAAATGGCCGCCTCAACAGACACCAGTTCCTTGGGATCAGGAAATTCGTTAACGACCTTGCCTTCAATGACAAAGACCTTGCCGACTTTTTCATTATCCACATAGTACTGGCGCACATTGCGCATGGTGAGCAATTCCACCTTTTTGGCCAGTTCCTGCTCTGTGGGCGGGCTAGCCGGGGCGGCGGCAAAATACTTGAAATACCCATAGCCGCCGCCAGCGCATACCAGAACCAGCAGCAGCGCTCCCAAGATTTTTCCAAGCCGACCCCGCCCCTTGACCGGCATGTCCGGCAACGGGCCCTGAGTCGCAAGCTGTTCCGCCGGGTCAAAAGCAAAAACAGTTTTGCACACCGTGCAGCGCAGCTTTGTACCCGCTTTGGCAAACTGCTCCGGCAGGTTAAAGCGGCTTGAGCAATTGGGACATCTTACTTCCATGCCGTTACTCCCCAAAACCGTATCCGGCAGTCATAACAACAGGATTTTATTCAGGTATGATCTCGAAAATACCGGGCAGATTACGATAGTGTTCTGCATAATCGAGGCCATAACCAACAATGAAACCCTCTGTCAGCTTGAAGCCGGCAAAGTCAACGTGTACGTCAATTTCGCGCCTTTCATTCTTGTCGACCAGGGCAGCCAAACGCAGGCTGCGGGCCTTGCGGGCGGCAAACTGCCCGAGCAGAAAGCGCATGCTGTACCCGCTGTCCACTATGTCTTCCACTATCAGCACATGCTTGTCGCAAATGTCAATCTCTACATCCTTGTTGAA
Above is a genomic segment from Desulfovibrio sp. containing:
- the clpS gene encoding ATP-dependent Clp protease adapter ClpS — encoded protein: MPVSNENQNGGESQVIVEKKLKEPDRYRVLLHNDDYTSMDFVVAVLCSIFCKSTEEATVIMLKIHQQGVGQCGVYTHEVAETKVKRVHQAAKAAGFPLKCTMEKIY
- the hpt gene encoding hypoxanthine phosphoribosyltransferase, which encodes MSKGGHEIKVKELKIVYSAELIAQRVKELAAEIDAHYGQEPLVAVCVLKGGFVFFSDLVRALHNKNLELDFVRLSSYGKSASSTKHVIFNKDVEIDICDKHVLIVEDIVDSGYSMRFLLGQFAARKARSLRLAALVDKNERREIDVHVDFAGFKLTEGFIVGYGLDYAEHYRNLPGIFEIIPE
- a CDS encoding class IV adenylate cyclase; translated protein: MALEVERKFLDVDLDDLRNRLREQGARCLGAHFESNTVFDTPEGDLFSSGRLLRLRSQEWPDKTCCVLTLKLPVAAPTGAEHCKVRDEREVGVADATVMRHILEGLGYSPAARYEKVREPWRLQGVEVELDILSFMQGAELEGPAEAINAVQKSLGLDKVAISTKNYHQLHQDWLHRNNLPSSRSFVFDETQRRAWRRQLGLPDGDCPLIPEQC
- a CDS encoding DUF3426 domain-containing protein; its protein translation is MEVRCPNCSSRFNLPEQFAKAGTKLRCTVCKTVFAFDPAEQLATQGPLPDMPVKGRGRLGKILGALLLVLVCAGGGYGYFKYFAAAPASPPTEQELAKKVELLTMRNVRQYYVDNEKVGKVFVIEGKVVNEFPDPKELVSVEAAIYDKDKKPLATKKQLGGVQLSLFQLQVLSEKEMESFLNNKVEILTNNTNVPRGGEVPFMVLFYAPPEGIAEFGVRIVDVKDVPAQDKEAAKAQ
- the radA gene encoding DNA repair protein RadA, with the translated sequence MAKLREIYVCSSCGAQTMQWRGQCPGCHEWNTLQASVQARSVGKARASVSAGGEPAAGRPVSLRDVEDSGYEPYGSGLQALDRVLGNGLVPGAAILVGGEPGIGKSTLLLQVAGLVAAEMAGRDRPVLYASGEESLPQIKGRAERLGMLDANLLALATSRVEDVVEAANAQNPALLVVDSVQTLTSLEAEGLPGNVSQVRAVATSLLEVCRRLGCTLILVGHVTKDGVLAGPRLLEHMVDTVISLEGDRRQMFRLLRVFKNRFGPNEELLVFRMGQQGMQIVDDPSTFFLGQRDASLSGTAVVMAVDGQRPLAVEVQALVSRTFLSIPRRAALGFDVGRLHLLLAVLEKRLKLNFGQVDIYAKVGGGMKLNEPGLDLALVAAVLSSYYDVPLPEKCVLWGEVDLNGQIRPVAAQELRLTQARRLGFDPIVHPGDDKGGIATIAALQQRLFHRRQRPEE